DNA from Carassius auratus strain Wakin unplaced genomic scaffold, ASM336829v1 scaf_tig00012849, whole genome shotgun sequence:
AGGTTTCCGTCCATTCGTTTTTGGGGGGTTTTTTTTGCACCGACCCAACCCTACATCTGGATGGAGCTCAGATGCCACCACAAAGGCCACTGTGTGTCCACCAGTATTTTGCACTGACGTAATACCATGTAAGGTCAAAGAAAGCACTTCTGGTTAGTGCAGCCGAATGTTCCCTTAGAAACACACCGGAGCTATTTATAGCATTGGTCCCGTTTCATTCCTGGTGTCATTTAAGAATGCCATCAAAGTCACAAAACTCTGGGGTCTCAGAGTCTGTAATGCGCATACATCAGCGCCAAGTTCTTGCCTGCCTACTAGAGACTCAGCTGTCTGATGGTGCCTTCACAGGTGTGAGTGCCTTTACTGTGAGAGACAGTGGTGTAACGGAGCCTCAACATATCAGTGAACAGTAATGTTCTTGACAATACTTGCacaaatgctcatatattcagcGTGGGAGCTCTTTGCCCAAGGATCATCCATAAGACTTGTGTCCGGCAGCTGATGGTTTCTAACACCACCTTTGTCACTGATCAATGAGCATATGTGAGGATTGAACATTGTATTTCCTCTGTAATAAGTGTGCTGTATCAGCTTTTAATTACAAAACTTATACTTAGATCTATGTTGAGACTTCTTCTGGGGTTTTGACTTGTCTTAGGGTCATttacaagttaaaaaaattagTAAATTCAACTTTCTGCTGGCTGATATAGTATTATTTGGTTTACATTAGGTTGGCGTGCTTTGGCTTGTTTGGTTTCAAGTAATCTTTTGTTGCAATAGAATAAGCCATTCTTGTGCATTTGGAGTCCTACTGTTACATAATAGATTGGATAGCTGTTTTGGTATCTAAAATGAGTTTAATGAGTCTGGGGCTTGAAtcaatattatttgattttttaaagtTAAGGAATGAGCTTTCAAAGCTTTAATTTAAGGTGATTTCTTTGATTTTGTCCAAGCCATCAAGCCACAGTtaatatctctgactatcgtagATAAACAAAGATACTGTCTATCGTCACAACCCTAATGCTGATTTGTTTCTCaagaaaaatgtcttattattatcaaagttgcaaacagttgtgctgcatagtatttttgtggaaatcatgcattatttttaagatcctgaatggaaagttcagacacacagcatttaattgaaattaattgttCTATaaccttataaatgtctttactatcactcaatttaatgcatcattgctatAAGTAATGTCTTAATATACACATTTTTCTGACCTTTGAATTGTAATCTAATATGTTGTACATGTAAACGCagtcaatgattgtcttcaatttgagcataaaaatacacttttgtttttgtgcaaCAAACTCTCATTTTTCTTTGACAGATGATGGCTGTGGTCATTATGTCCTTGGGCAAGAGAGTGGTGTTCTGTCCTCCGAGAACTACCCGGGAACTTACCCCAACAACTCCTGGTGTGAATGGCGAATCCGCGTACCAGTTGGCCACACGATTGTCCTCAAGTTTGGAGACCTGAACATGGAGAAGAAGGACTGTGAGTCTGACTATTTGAAGGTTCTAAAAGGATCATATGGGGCAGAAATCGGTGAGCTCTTTGAATCAGTCATGTGTTGTACATGGTGCTTACATAATGTTGTTTTCTCAGCCATTATCTATTCTTTCCCTACTGGTCACTAGATCCTCCATTGGGGTCAAACAATATATGAAAACCAGATGTTCTCAGTTGCATCTTTTTTCACAGTAACAAGTCTTTCTTGTTTGATTAATGAAGAAAATGTGGTggaaaaagtagtttttgtcTTAGTGGTTTTCTTGAACCTTTAGTGCATTTCTCAAGAAGAAGAACTGTCTTGCTGCTCAGGACTGTTAGACTAAAGGACATTTTAAAAGCtgcatttgaatttaaaattgaaGTGTGGCACCAAACCGAATGTgtattttcaaacaggtttcccaaaggTCCTTTGGTCGGACAAACGGTTACAGTCCTGCCCCAAACTGataccattggttgagccaatgttgCTGAGTGGGGCTAAATGCTGTAGGAAAAACTGTTGTATTTATAAATCTAATTTGAGTCTGGTTGTACTTGTGCAGTCATATTGTGATATAGTTGATCATATGATCTTTATTCCGTTTAAACTCCTCTAGATCACATTACTGTGAGTAAACCTGAGTAAAGCGCTGTAAATCAGAATGCTCTCATGAGTCGGCACCAGTCACACATTGATAAGTTTACTGTAACCACAGAAGTCAGTGTGTCAGAGGATAGAGGTTATGGTGAAATGTTTCTTATTCTTCCTGTTTCCTGAAGGATATTGTCACATGTAATCAACCATTtctgatatttttctttttcaaatgagCTTGCTGTTTTTGCACTATATTGGCATAATTGTATGAGAGTTGaggatttatttctttttttaattgaccCTTTGCAAAGACCCGTCCTCCTTTGTTACGTCCGACAAGCCATAGCACTCACGCGACACATCATGTGCTCATGCTGTGTAAAATACATTGTGGAGCAAAGAGAAAACTGATAACGCGCTGACAAACAAGACAGAGCAGGTAACTTTTGGTGTAAAACAAAGTCTCAACTTTCCAAAtttgtcattttgtaaaaaaaaattttgttttgtggctgtttaactgtttaactgtttaactttttttttttttttaagaaaacagccactccttttttttttaaatcataattttgagcAAAATCAAGTTTTTATCAAATACTACATCTGGATCATATTCAATAGGATGATCAAAACAAAGATCCAGTAGATCACTTCCATCAACACCCCAAAATTTGCAACAGTGCTTTGCCACATCCTGGATCGACATTTCACTCAGTAACATTAGGCAGTTTTCTTTTATATGCCATTTATTGTCAATAATAGCATTGTTTTTCATATGCAttatacatacattacatttacatttattcatttagcagacgcttttatccaaagcgacttacaaatgaggacagtggaagcaatcaaaaacaacaaaaagagcaatgatatataagtgttataacaagtctcagatATGTATAAAAGTCAACGCTGTTATGGTGTCCGAGTCGACCCTCCGCCATACCACTGATCAAAGCGTCCTGCAGCAGGATGGCTGGAATTCCATTCTGAGTGATTCTTAAACAGCAGTTGAGTGATGTTGAATGACTAAAGCTTTGTTTTGGTGCAGTTTTGTCATTCACACCTCTTGGTGTGTTGACCCTTGGGTCAAATGTTTTACATATTAAAGTGTTATGATAATCATCAGAGCTGATCAAAATCTCATCAGTGTTCAGGGTGTTATCTTTCATCAGTAGACAAGTCATAAACTTTCCAGAAACAAACTATTTCAGCCTTTTTGGTTTcataagtgacttttttttttggcattcatATTACTAATAACTCAATATGAATCTAATTCCTTATCTAGGGTTATATTTTCACTAAGTTTACTTGCATTTCGTCTAGTTTCCTGGGAGTACTGTGGTGGTCTGATGCCTAAGCCTGGACCGATTCACACGGACTCCAGCGAACTGACCGTTCGCTTTCGTAGCAGCCAGCATATATCTGGAAGAGGATTCCTGCTGTCATACTCCACAGAAAACCACAAAGGTAtccttacttttaaaaaaaagtgtgtctaattTAATCACAACATTGTACATATGTCTTACTGTCTCTTGGCTGACCCTCATAATAACCGACGTATGATGGCCCCATGTCGTGGCTTGCCCCCTTCCTTCATCTGGATGCTTAAAGATCCTGGGATGTTTTTTTATGACTTTGTTGAACAAAGCAAAGAATTGTTAAAAGGATATTTGATCTAAAAAGGAGAATTATATCATAATATACTTACCCTTGTGTAGTTTCAAACCTTTTGCTTATTCAAAATTGGTGTGgaacatgctctctctctctatgcttCAGTCCTATACATGGAAGTGCAGGAAGTGGGTCTGTCATCCTGTTGTGATGCTCATGTCCTGTTGTTCTTGATGTTGTTGTTGAGTTGGGGCCTGTTTCCTTTGTGGAGACACTTCACATCTGCTCCATTTTTACCTTCATTGTGTGGCCTCCTCTGCTTTCCTCCTCAGAGCTGCTGACATGCTTGGACAAAGGCAGTCATTTCCCGAGGCAGTCTAAGTACAGGTGAGAATATGTCTGTAGGATAGAGAAGCCAGGAAAATGTTACACTTACACAAGCTGGCTGATAaagcttcatatttttttcagtcttataaaaaaaagtgtgcggGTCAAAGACCAAACATTTTTTAGATCTAGAAAAAGTATGAAGTTTGTTGATTCGTTTTAACATTAATATACCTGCTGCGCTGGAACATTATTTCACCCATATTTTGTCaattaatttccacaaaagtttttaaacattaaagtacacgatttattagcatttaatgttttctatgtatataaaaatagtttttttatttaatttgatgcaAACACCAAAATGGGATGTCTCATCTTTgacccaattattattattacaactattattattgtttattttatgattataaattagaatttaattgtagaatattttttataattggaATGAGTATGCGAAAGCACTcttaatgtaaataaaagtaaaatcgaATTTAAATCATCACAAAAGCacaaatatacattaatatatccATAAATATAGTAGATTTATTGAGAATATTCAATAtgtaataggggtgctccgatcatgatcggccgatcgttatgcgcatctcgtcagtaaagccggttttctaatcagcggttaattccatcaggtgcgtgatttcacatagagcagctgttactacacagagccgttgttaactgagaaaatgCACAAATCCAcctcattttcagcgtttattggtgcatcttctcagttaacaacggctctgtgtagtaacagctgctctatgtg
Protein-coding regions in this window:
- the LOC113073782 gene encoding discoidin, CUB and LCCL domain-containing protein 1-like isoform X2 — protein: MPGNTLLHGLILLCSIHPLVLAEKPDDGCGHYVLGQESGVLSSENYPGTYPNNSWCEWRIRVPVGHTIVLKFGDLNMEKKDFSWEYCGGLMPKPGPIHTDSSELTVRFRSSQHISGRGFLLSYSTENHKELLTCLDKGSHFPRQSKYR
- the LOC113073782 gene encoding discoidin, CUB and LCCL domain-containing protein 1-like isoform X1 is translated as MPGNTLLHGLILLCSIHPLVLAEKPDDGCGHYVLGQESGVLSSENYPGTYPNNSWCEWRIRVPVGHTIVLKFGDLNMEKKDCESDYLKVLKGSYGAEIVSWEYCGGLMPKPGPIHTDSSELTVRFRSSQHISGRGFLLSYSTENHKELLTCLDKGSHFPRQSKYR